GCTTTGATGCACATTGCACACTGTGATTGACCATGAGCACCTTGCTTCCTGTGGTGTCAATCATCACCGATGTACAAATCCCTTTCGCCTTGTTTCTCCTGATGGTCTGGATCATATCTGAGTTGGTATTGAAGCATTTGTCGGTATACTTGGGCTCCCTGGACCAAGCTCGCAGCTATATCCTTGTATTAATAACTTTGGACCTGCAGCAGCTTTAAGAGCTTAGAATCTGAGCCCTGCTCACTAGAACATATCATGATCTATTGAATTTTGGCTGAATAGGAATCAGTATATGGAACTGAACAAGTGACGcagaaaagaaaaatatacatTCAGAATATGACACACCTTCAATCTCCACCAAAAGATGACTTTGATTGCTTGAACTAAAATTTCAAACATATTCAATATCAAAGTTGAGGTAAGTTGGTTAGCATCAAACAAAACAGAGCTGCATACTCAACAGAGAAATACTCTTTCTTAGTAAAGGGTAAAACTGAATCCAGTTCaaccacaagaagaagaagatggtttTTTTTATCACTTCTTGCACCAATATACTTTGATTCCATATTTGTTTGTCACAAATATGGGAGTCAGCATTAGCAACAATAACTTGTAAAAGACTATCTAATAATGGTGAGACAcagaaaccataagaaaacaccaAAAAGCACTAGAAGATCAGGTGGTAACCATCAAACAATTATGCAAATAGATTCAGTGATCACTGTATGATTTAAGTGTACAATCTTCCTGTAAAATCTTCATGCGACTAGTTGCTTTTCTTGCAACTGGTGAAGCTGGAGGCAGCATCGGAGAGTAGAAAAACTTGAGCAAAATTGTTCAGGCTCCATGCAGTTAAAAAGAAATTTCAATGACCAACTAGAAAACTACTACAAGTAACCTTCAACCAAAACACTCTCATTTGAGATCCTTGATTCTAAGTTCTTTAGTCTCAATGAATCATAGCTAAATTCCAATTCTGAGGTCTTTTCTCCTATGTTCCAAAATGGGCAAATCTCCATAAGAACCTTCTGTATCAAGTGTTCACTAACAGCATCTTCCAGAAGCTTCGAGAGACATTCGCTACCCCTTGCGAAATCCAACAAAATGCTACACAGTCCACGACGTCCACAGTAATCTAGAATTGAACTTAAGGTAATTTGTTCAAGAACCACCATCTCAATGCCTTCCACTTCAGGCTCCACTTTTATGTGTCTCTCTGCCAGAACTATTATCTTTGCTGCAGAACCTGCTGTCAGTCTTGGAAGGCATAATGAATAACCTGAACCCTTTGCAATCACAATATGAAATGGTTGATTAGCGCCAATCTCATAAGATGTTGGTAAAGTGGAAATTTTGGACAACAAGTCATTAGGAATTAAAATCCCATCATATTCCTGCAGTAACTGCGAGTAATATCCGCCTCGTCCTTCTGCACCTTTTCCAAGTTGTGTCATAATCATTCCGTTAAATGAGAGAGTATATCTGCACTCATAAAACCAAAAATTCATATTTAAGTTGTTGAGCTGAAGGGATGAATATGCAAACCAGGAAGTCAAGAAAGGATGAGTGCAAATTTCAATGATCACATTTTTTAACCCTTAATAACaaaagcaaaatgaaaacaaagtTTCTTTAGTTATCCTCATCAAATATCACAGGAAATGGCCAAAGGAATATACCCCATGCATCGAACAAAAGATAGGTAGCAATCATATTCAGAGTCCAGGCTGGAGGACTAAAAGTGGTAGGCTACTAACAATGTAAAGCTTCATGGTATCTTATTACTACTGCTCATGTTCTTAATTTTTCTATTTGTGGTTgataattaaaaggaaaaaactaTGGTTCTTATTATATAACTTTTCACATATAAACATAAGCATTGAGTCATTTTTACTTTCTTTAGACTGGACAGGTGGTTAGCCAATTATATGTTAGCCAGTCCCCCAACAAACCAATCGAATGGTACCTTTTGCAGGAATCACTTCTCGTCTCTCACTAACACATGAAATTGGAAAATAACATCAAGGTGATTTCTGATGCACACTCTGATAAGTACATGCAAGAGTTGTGACAAGTTGATTCTTTCTCTCAATGCAATATTGTTATAATTTCTAAGACTCGATTGCTTTGTTGCGGTAACTTTTAGTCTCCATTTCATCCATTTATGAAGTACTAACTCTGAGAAAAGATATGTCAAATGACAACAAACATGGAACGAATGTCTATCTTCATCTAACAGAacctaaaaaaattcaaaatacaactgtgattttaatgatttatttgggttttggataagaaaagaggaaaaaatagCATGTAATAATTCAGAAATTCACAGACATGGGGAACTTCCTATATCAACCTTGTAACAAAGTATAGTTAAAAAAAACCAAACAGAACGTATATCTCAAATAAATTCATGGACCATCTGCTCTCAAAATTACTGTTTCATTCTTGTTAAAATCAGTTTGGAAAGCTTAACTCAATTAGCATTTTTGCAACACTTACAGTCATGCAAACGAAAATTATCATCCTAATCTTGCCAGTGAACTCCTGCATAATGAAGCTAGTACTTCATGTATCTTTTATAGTGAGCAATGAAAAAAGGTCAAAAGAGCACATTGGTCATCTTGATCATCCTGGCAGATAAACCAAACCAGTCCTAATTTTCTTTTCTGAATCAAATATTAATAATTCACTGCTTACCTTAAAGTAACAAAAGGCCTCCCTGTAATGATTCGATGAATATAAGCCTCATTAAGTTTCTGGCACAACATTTCTTCCACACCAACAATAACATCAATGCCAGAATCTCTGAGCCTATCAACTCCTTTTGAAGCTACAATGGGATTTGGATCAACCATCCCAACAACCACTTGCTTCACTTTTGCACGAATGAGAGCTTCAGTGCAAGGAGGAGTCCTCCCATGATGGTTGCAAGGTTCGAGGCTCACATATGCTGTTGCGTTCTCAGCCAAAATTCCAGCATCTTTTAGGGCAAAAACCTGCAGGTCATATAAACCTAAGAAGAGTTTGAACAAGAGGAAAGAGAAAGCATGCAGATATATCCTAACTCCGAGGCACACGGTTCATATTCATTCGAGTATTTTGTAAGGGCATGAACCTTTACCCAAGAGTGATCTTAAAGCATATAACCCAATAGCATCAAGCAAAACAATGAGAAGAAAATATACGAAGAAGCTAACACAAAATAAAGAGTCAAGCAACATAAGCTCttaaaatttgattaaaataaataaacaaagaaaCAGAAATTGCCAAAGCAAGCATAAGCCCATAGGCTACTGTATAGATAGGCAAACCGAACAAATCTGAAAAGTTCGCGTAAAGAAAAACTATCAAAGCAATCAGGACATCAACAAAAACGTAGTGTAATGTATGCTTGAATATGCAAAacaaaaaaggaaacaaaaatgtgctcagagattagaagaaaatattCAGTTGATACTAAACGTGACCACACTATTACACCAAGCCAGAAGTAAAAGTCTCTTTATGGTCGGCAAATTAAAGGGGAAAAATAATTGCCATCAGAATCGGTCAGTAAAACCTTTGGAATAATACAAAATCATCTTCCGACGACAGCATTAAAGCAGCGTATTACAAACAGAGTGAGGAAATGCACTACGTTGCATTTTCCCTTCAATCGAATACATCAAAAGGTATGACTTCTATAGAACTGCGGCGCATTAAATAGCTAAATTTACGAGGGAAAAAAACCCAAAAAATCAAACACCAGAACGACATCAAATCTAACAAAAAGAACACTTCCCGTTGAAATTTGAACCAGAACAGGAAAAAAGAGGCATCTTTATCGAAAAAGAGAGATGCAATCGGATGGATACCTCAGCGTGCGGCTGGCCAGCTTTGGGGTGAAATCCTCGACCGACGATCTCCCCATCCTTGACGACGACGCAGCCCACCATGGGGTTGGGAGAGGTGCACCCGACCGCCTTCCTCGCCAATTCCACGCACCTCCTCATAAAGAACGCATCGTCCCTCTTCTCGCATCTGACACGGACGATCGCACTGCCCCCGGCCCTCCGCGGGCCGGGAGACCAAGAACTGGACTCGAGACGACGGCGGAGTGCATCGGCTCCGATATTGGAGCTTGTGGGCGACGAAATTGCCAGGAAGAAGAGCGCAGAATTCGCCATTACCCACTCGACGATGATAGAATGCCCTCATGTTTCGGGGAAACAATACACGGGCACCCGTAACGGGTGTAACGGTGGCCGCATACCGTTACATTGACCGTGATGAACCGTTACGACAGTGGACTATATTGGCGACCACACGGTGACGTCATCATAATCGATGTTGATCGAATCATACGTCGACCGATGCGATTCGGGTTGGATCCAACACGGATCTAAGATACTCGTGGGATCTAAAGGAATGGCAAGTTTTGCCACAACAGACATGACTTTGTGCAAGCATGGATTAATAGTCTTTCATTACAGCCATCATGCAAAAGAATGAAGCCTCCTTATGCAGATCAATATCTacccaaaaaaattatattaactcaCTCCATAATACAACATAAAAAAGAAATTTGTTTtccaaaattttatatagcatatTATTACATGGAACTTCACTTTTGATTGCCTATTGTATACATCTCAGATGACTTTGAAATGATGCTTCATCTGCAAGCAACACTCTTGCTGCAAATCCAAGCCTTGTTGAATCACCAATCACAGTTGTGTTATCAGCAAAGGCAATATGATCTCTAAGCACTTCAGCAGACATCCACACCAAGAACAAGTGTGGGGATCGATCGAGACGTGCGACCCGAAGGCAATCATGCAAAGCTTTATTGCTGGTTTGTCGTCACGGCCATGCATGCATGATCACCACTGCTTGCTAGCTTCCACATTAGCAGTCAagatggtgtgtgtgtgtgtggttggAATGACAGGAAGGCATTTGTCTGAGCATCTCACTGCAAATTAACTTGCAGTGTAGCTTCTCCCATGTTGGTTTACCTCATCGACTCGATTCAGCGGAAGAAGACAAAGGGGAAGGTCACAGTTCTGTAGGCCACAGAAGCATGAGAATATGTTTGGTCGTGGTTATTACAGTGTTCCAAGTGTACTCTTAGGATGCGCTAAATGTGGTGGTGATCTCTCTTCtaccaactatatatatatatatatatatatatatatatgaagatggTGGTGTCAGTAGTATGCACTCCATAATGGATGGATTAATGGCCACATGCACAGCCCACCTTTTTATTTGAATATTCATTTGGAGTTTAGTCCTTTATTAGATTCTGCTACTTCCTGAGTTCCTCCATAGATTCAGGTCAAAAATCCATTGCATTtactatatgtatattatatgtcaatgaaagacATTAATTATTACTAAGAGTTTGACTATTGAGTTGCTAGCTTTATATGTGGTGAGCAGCTATAGAGGTGCTATGTAAATGTTCTTCAAGTCTATATCTACGACTGTGATATGCTTGATGTGTATAAGGATCAAGAGATGGAGCATGTGATCCGAGCTAGGCTTCTAGGGAGAGAAGGGTCATCTCGTGTGTTTTCTCTCTCACTGAAGTGATTGGATCCTCCCACTGCAAGTAATGATCGAGTAGGATTGCATGCAGTGGCTGGCTTATGGCCGAAGAGAAGAGATGgtggagcagagagagagagagagagagagtgtgtgagtGTTGGTTGACATGAATGAAAAGGCTCGTCGATGCACATACTTCAACATGTATGTAACTTGTGCAGGACACAACACTCAACACAACAGACTGAGGTAGACAGAGAGGGGGGAGGAGGTGTATTCTCCTAGTTTTGGGCAACTCCGCTGCCTCGGACCGAGGAGAATACATGGGACGCCATCTTTAATGCCCCAAATCGCGCTGCCATCTATCATTTGCTTGCGAAATGTGCCTCGAGATCAGATGCAGTTTGGTTGGATGCTGTTCTGCGGACGTGATATTTCATGGAGAGGGAATGGCGTGCAGCAATGGCACGCAACTGCGCCTCCGTCGTGTCACTTCAGTGACCGTCGTCCAACATAGTCTGCGACTACTTTTAATCTCTGTGTGAGATGCCGAAGGAACTTTCTTTATTCCCCTGTTGGACCTCTGAGCCACAAGAGATCAAGCACTCGGGACAAAAAGACCAGATGCCATTTTGCTTCTGCTACATGGAGTCGAACGAGAATACCATGATGTCTGTCCGGCAGATTACAGGGGGACGAGTGGAGTGCATACATGACACACGAAACAGCCCAGAAGCGAAGGGAAAGGGAACAAGAACAGAGttcatcgatcgatcgatcgagtaTTATCCACAGTTGAAATCTGGTATCGACTCACTCGTAGCGTCTCATGGATTAAAGATGACGTCCCCGCATTTGCATTTCCAACTCAGGGGCTTGTAGTTGGAGCTGTAGTCGCCCCTCAAGATGGCCACGCCCAGGAATTGCTTACTTCGGCTCTTCGCCTGTGGGATTACTGGCACTTGAACTGCTTCACAGCGGCCGCATGTCACGCACCTCCTCTCGCAGATCGGTGGTCTCGATCCGATCAAAGCTCTCACCATCgccttctcctctccccttccctGCAACTGAAGATGAAATGCGTACGTTAGAGGCGAAGTTCTCATCAAAGAGTACGTCTTACCGAGTTCAAGGCCTTACGTTTGCCACCTCCAGAAGCCTAAACGATGGTCTACCTGTGGCAAGCCAAGACAAACTCAGAGCCGATGACCATAAAGATGAAGGAAACGCCTAACCAGGTAGCAAAACAAGCTTTACCTTCGGCCGAATACTGGGCTGGAGTGGAGCTCAAGAGGAGAAGCACCGACAGAAGGAGATGAAACGTTCTGTGAGTCGTGATACAGTGGAGAAGTCCCATTTCCTGATGTGATTTGAGTGAATGAACGAGGACTGGAGAGGGAGACAACTTTACAAGGAGAAAGATTGTTCTCTTTCCTCGGTCAGTCTACTATCTCTGGCTTTTATAAGCTGGTGTGTGTGcgtatgtgagagagagagagagagagagagagagagagagagagagagagtcaggcAATAAATGCATTCATGAGCAAGGAAAATGAGAGTGCGAGACAGAGAAGCACCAAAAGGACGACAGGTGGGGCAGAACCATACAAGGAAGGGAGAAACAAACGGACACGGAAGATGGAGAAGAAAGGCGGTGAACTTCCTCATCTGCATCGATGTTTGAGCCCCCAAATCACCAAACAGAAAGCTAGTGTAAAGGGAAGAGCACGAAAGAGAGAAGGAAGAGAACCAGCACGCACAGATCGAGTAAACCAGCGGGCGGAGGGTTTCTTCCCAGAAGTAGACACTGCACCACAGCTGTGTGCTTTCGCTTTACTGGTCCAACAGTGCCCCCATCGTTACCGGATCGTCTTCTTCCGGGCTGATCCCTGGACGCTTCTGCTTGTGCTCTTGTTGTAGGCTTTGATCCCCGCACGTAAAAGGATCCCTTCCTCCATCATCTCAGCAAGCGAACGAGGAGAATATGACTGCGTTGATGCATACAGACACTGCGACTTCTCAACAGGTGGCCTCGGTGGTGTGGGCTGAAGTTGACATGAACACTTGCAGCGATGCTCTTCTTCTAGCCTTCCGATTGGGAGTTAACATGTCCCTGTAGTTCTTCACGTGGATTGCTGGTCTCTAATGCATTTAATTCCACACAAATTGCTACAGATaaaaaaggaggaagagaaagctaCCACAGGGCAATGCAGATATATGCGAAAGCTTCCTTCCTTCCGCATCAAATCTCTATTTACCAAATATCCTTGTCGAATACGTGTCGGACAATTGAgagctggaaggcttgatatcgaAGATGAGTCTGCTTCACATCTTCCATAAAAACAAACTATTCTGCACTCTCCATTTCTTGGGATACATTCTAAGATTCATGGTTCAAATCATGGAAATAGTAACATGTGAGCTCCACTTTCTTGGTCATGAGCAGGTTGATGGAAGCTATAACAGGTTATGAAGAACAACCATTGTATCACACAGGAAACCACACTAACTAAATAGAAATGGAAGAGATTCATGAGCAGGTTGATGGAAGCTATAACAGGTTATGAAGAACAACAATTGTACTTGAGCAGGTTGATGGAAGCTATAACAGGTTATGAAGAACAACCATTGTATCACACAGGAAACCACACTAACTAAATAGAAATGGAAGAGATTCATGAGCAGGTTGATGGAAGCTATAACAGGTTATGAAGAACAACAATTGTACTTGAGCAGGTTGATGGAAGCTATAACAGGTTATGAAGAACAACCATTGTATCACACAGGAAACCACACTAACTAAATAGTACTGGAAGAGATTCATGAGCAGGTTGATGGAAGCTATAACAGGATATGAAGAACAACCATTGTCTGACACAGGAAACCACACTAACTAAATAGTAATGGAAGGGATTCATGAGCAGGTTGATGGAAGCTGTAACAGGTTATGAAGAACAACCATTGTATAACACAGGAAACCACACTAACTAAATAGTAATGGAAGGGATTCATGAGCAGGTTGATGGAAGCTATAACAGGTTATGAAGAACAACCATTGTATCACACAGGAAAGCACCATAAAACCACACTCACTAAATATAAATGGAAGAAATTCATGAGCAGGCTGATGGAAGCTATAACAGGTTATGAAGAACAACAATTGTATGACACAGGAAACAACCATAAAACCACACTCACTAAATATAAATGGAAGAAATACACACATTGTAGAAGGGGATTTAGTGATGCTGTTGCTGCTTGCAATTGCTGACATTTCAATACAATTCCAAGGAATTAGTTTTGGCATCTTGACAGGCAAAGCAGACACCCATAGTTTGCAACATGTATGACCAACTATCCAGATCTTGTTCTTccaaaaagagaataaaattaaACAAGAACAACTTGTTATTTGCTAAGTTTGCATCAAATATTCTTGTACTGGGTCAGGTTTCAGACACACGGACGTGGTAAAAACGCTTGATCGCTCGCTCTTCTcttgtttttttcctttcttgtACAAGCCTGCATTCAAGCAAACAAAGCTGGGCACTACAAAATCCTGCAGAATGAGGAGCAGCAGAGAATTCTTTCGGGGTTGGGATGGAAATAAATAGAGCACATTGACTTTGAGCAAAACCATGAGCCCGTATTCCTGTGCATCATTGCCAGATCTGTGGTAGGGTATGGAAATAAACAAAGCACATTGACTTTGAGCAAAAGAACAAGACACTATTCCTGTGCATCATTGCCAGATCTGCGGTACGGCATGTAACGATGGTCCTTGGAAGCATTTTTCTTCTGCCTCTTCTCAATGTAAGAATCAAGCTTTCCTGCAGCCTGTAATATACTCGAGAAGAACGCAGAAGCCAATTAAGAAAATTGTAAGATTTCCAGACAAACAGCCAAGGCTAAATGGGTAAAGATAGTACCTTGAGTTCATTGTACTTTTGTATCAGTTTTCTTTCTCGAATTTCCGCTGCACAAACAAAATTCAAATTAGATCTTGCATTATTGGACAACAAGAAACCCAGAGCATAGGCAAGACAGGATGGACATGCAGACTTGCACATGCACAAGCACAAGCACACAAGAAATGTTGGACTATTGCGCACCAACAAAGAAATGCAAGAAAGAGATAAATGAGCAAATAGATacattttttcaaataatatggTTGTTTCCCTCGTTTTGctgcttccctttctttctttatATGCTCAGACAAGATCTCAGATTCAGCACACTTCCGAGGACCTGATTTTATCTGTTTATCCTGAATAACCAAAGTTGTTTTAGACAACGATTAGCCTTTCAGGTCATCCAAAATGAACATAGATAATTTCAACAAAATATAATTAGCACAAAATTCCAAATTGCAAGTAAATTGTGcacaagaaaataattttgtaaagTTTTTTCTGCCATAAAAAAACACAAATCACAGAGCATATTATGCTGAGGTCCTACACATTCTATATGAGCGTAGATCTGGATAAGAACTGAGGCCTCTGTACCCTAGATACAGCTACTAAATACATGGTCTTGTCCTTAAAGATGGCCTTCCACCAAAACCTTGACCTTGTGATTCAATATGTAAAACAAGACTTGGGATCTCAAGCTCAAGTGCAAGGACACAAAGGAACCAGGACCAGTATCATGAGTGAACAGATTTTTGTCACACCACACAGTTTGAGGTTAGCAATCAAGAATCCACTATGACCTACGATTAAGATTACACAAATGTGCAtttgttttaattttcttttagggTAAAAGCTGAAATGAACCATTAGTAAGATAATAACAATATtaataagaaaataaacaatgaaaCAATGAAGCAACACTTAATTTAGACTTTCTCGGTGAAAACTTACGATCCAAGAAAGGTGGCACTTTAATTCCTCAACAGCATTTGGGTCTTTTGACTTCCTGATCAACTTTTGAAGTCTCTGCAGATATCCAATGGCATTAGTAGAATCATCTATCATTCAGTAAATAATTTGAAAAATATGTTTCATCTTAAAAAATCACCTCTTTCTCTGCAGGAAGTTCAACTTCGAACAGAAAACTGTATCGTTTTCTAAACCTAATattacagcaaaaaaaaaaaaagtttagttTGCTAAAATAACA
Above is a genomic segment from Musa acuminata AAA Group cultivar baxijiao chromosome BXJ3-4, Cavendish_Baxijiao_AAA, whole genome shotgun sequence containing:
- the LOC135636095 gene encoding riboflavin biosynthesis protein PYRD, chloroplastic-like, producing the protein MANSALFFLAISSPTSSNIGADALRRRLESSSWSPGPRRAGGSAIVRVRCEKRDDAFFMRRCVELARKAVGCTSPNPMVGCVVVKDGEIVGRGFHPKAGQPHAEVFALKDAGILAENATAYVSLEPCNHHGRTPPCTEALIRAKVKQVVVGMVDPNPIVASKGVDRLRDSGIDVIVGVEEMLCQKLNEAYIHRIITGRPFVTLRYTLSFNGMIMTQLGKGAEGRGGYYSQLLQEYDGILIPNDLLSKISTLPTSYEIGANQPFHIVIAKGSGYSLCLPRLTAGSAAKIIVLAERHIKVEPEVEGIEMVVLEQITLSSILDYCGRRGLCSILLDFARGSECLSKLLEDAVSEHLIQKVLMEICPFWNIGEKTSELEFSYDSLRLKNLESRISNESVLVEGYL
- the LOC135635931 gene encoding EPIDERMAL PATTERNING FACTOR-like protein 2 — encoded protein: MGLLHCITTHRTFHLLLSVLLLLSSTPAQYSAEGRPSFRLLEVANLQGRGEEKAMVRALIGSRPPICERRCVTCGRCEAVQVPVIPQAKSRSKQFLGVAILRGDYSSNYKPLSWKCKCGDVIFNP
- the LOC135637193 gene encoding uncharacterized protein LOC135637193, giving the protein MGTEKFMFSSPHNRGEPNKQDEEASEELTEEDLEHELADITFEDLQRARADGSHRSHATKLHQQLKPSRANKNRPMEMSSKMRVGRFREVIQAPKKVVRDPRFESLCGTLDTDGFRKRYSFLFEVELPAEKERLQKLIRKSKDPNAVEELKCHLSWIDKQIKSGPRKCAESEILSEHIKKEREAAKRGKQPYYLKKSEIRERKLIQKYNELKAAGKLDSYIEKRQKKNASKDHRYMPYRRSGNDAQE